The following are encoded together in the Chloroflexota bacterium genome:
- a CDS encoding IS110 family transposase codes for KKVALVACMRKLLTILNAMMRTMTVWQPEIILRRVSVEA; via the coding sequence TGAAGAAAGTGGCCTTGGTGGCCTGCATGCGGAAGTTGCTGACAATTCTCAATGCCATGATGCGTACGATGACCGTTTGGCAACCGGAAATTATCCTTAGACGTGTTTCTGTGGAGGCATAA